A stretch of the Erpetoichthys calabaricus chromosome 3, fErpCal1.3, whole genome shotgun sequence genome encodes the following:
- the LOC114649276 gene encoding vasopressin V1b receptor-like — protein sequence MNASHRSSEALSTSTTELLRYSIYTMSPSPRKNATFLLTRDEDLALAEICVLATILAVASIGNLGVALLICLRRRKMSRMNLFILHLALTDLVVAVFQVLPQMIWEVTYRFYGTDLICKAVKYFQVLSMFASTYMLITMTYDRYVAVCHPLKTIQQASNQTYLMIAATWLFSAILSIPQLFIFSMREVDKGTGVYDCWAEFTFSWGVSTYVTWTTLSIFLIPMAILIFCYTLICNEICKNLKFKMKPLALQEAGSVPVIASRVSSVHNISKAKIRTVKMTFIIVLTYIVCWAPFFSVQLWSVWDENAPKEDSSNVAFTITMLLGSLSSCCNPWIYVMFNDHVLKDVKKYVICCQSCKPQLKRRESNNSLNSHRNAMMTKVSLCSSSSNGSNVKTAKISQTLNDSTEDMATESAGMKLLPPTRRQLDALIVQNRNILYKYHLMEKVKTEDRFGRGPFTLAYASFEL from the exons ATGAATGCATCACACAGGTCTTCAGAAGCACTGAGCACCTCCACCACTGAGCTTCTGCGCTATAGTATCTACACCATGTCACCATCGCCTAGAAAGAATGCTACCTTTCTGCTGACACGTGATGAGGACCTTGCTTTGGCAGAGATATGTGTGCTGGCTACCATCTTAGCTGTTGCATCTATTGGAAATTTGGGAGTAGCCCTACTTATTTGCCTGCGGAGAAGAAAGATGTCTCGGATGAACCTGTTCATATTGCATCTGGCTCTGACTGATTTAGTGGTGGCAGTTTTCCAGGTGCTCCCTCAGATGATCTGGGAGGTGACTTACAGATTCTATGGTACAGATCTCATTTGTAAGGCTGTAAAGTATTTCCAAGTTCTCAGCATGTTTGCCTCAACCTACATGCTCATCACTATGACATATGACCGGTACGTTGCAGTGTGTCACCCACTCAAGACGATTCAGCAGGCAAGTAACCAGACCTACTTAATGATTGCTGCCACCTGGCTCTTCAGTGCCATCCTCAGCATCCCACAGCTCTTCATCTTCTCCATGCGTGAGGTGGACAAAGGGACAGGAGTGTATGACTGCTGGGCCGAGTTCACCTTTAGCTGGGGTGTTAGCACTTACGTCACATGGACAACCTTGTCCATATTCCTAATTCCCATGGCCATCTTGATCTTCTGCTACACCTTAATCTGCAATGagatctgcaaaaacctcaagttcaAAATGAAGCCTTTGGCACTACAGGAAGCTGGCAGTGTTCCAGTTATTGCATCCAGAGTGAGCAGCGTGCACAACATCTCTAAAGCCAAGATCCGGACGGTAAAGATGACTTTCATCATTGTCCTCACATATATAGTCTGCTGGGCTCCGTTCTTTAGTGTCCAGTTGTGGTCGGTTTGGGACGAGAATGCCCCTAAAGAAG ATTCATCCAATGTAGCCTTCACAATCACCATGCTGCTTGGCAGTCTGAGCAGCTGCTGCAATCCTTGGATCTATGTGATGTTTAATGACCATGTGCTAAAGGACGTGAAGAAGTATGTTATATGTTGCCAGAGCTGCAAACCCCAGCTGAAGAGACGGGAATCCAATAATAGCCTCAATAGCCATAGGAATGCCATGATGACGAAAGTTAGCTTGTGCAGCAGTAGCAGCAACGGCAGCAATGTGAAAACAGCAAAGATATCACAGACCTTGAATGACTCCACTGAAGATATGGCCACAGAGTCTGCAGGGATGAAACTTTTGCCTCCGACAAGGAGACAACTCGATGCAT